The Aspergillus luchuensis IFO 4308 DNA, chromosome 6, nearly complete sequence genome segment TTGACTGTCGGTTATTGTTGTCTCCAAACCTCAGCATGATTCACGAAAGTATTCAAGGGGCCCTCCAGGGGCATTATCTAACAGTGACCGCTGGTATAGTCAGTGCAACCCACCCAGACGTAAGGGGTTGACAGTTGCTAACACGTGCCTTGGATTACCACAGTTAGTTCTCTCCTTGGTAGGAAAATGTTTTTACGAGTTGTACATCAACCCTCTGCATAAGATCGCCGGTCCGAAGCTGGCGGCGATTACCCGTCTAGTGCATATGTATCACTCCCTTATGGGCGATGAGCATGTTTGGGTGAGAAACCTGCATCTGGCCTTCGGAGACACTGTCCGGATCTCGCCCGATCAAGTCAGCTACTCGTGCGCCGACGGATGGAGAGATATCTACGGCCATGCCAGTGCAACAAAGAAATCCACCGAAAAGGACATGCGATTCTTCGGCACCACACTTAGTAGAACCCCGGACGTCATTCGTGCCAAAGCTGCCGATCATTCACGCTTTCGTCGAAATTTTTCACATGCTTTCTCGGACAAGGCTTTGCgcgagcagcagccactcATCGCTCATTATGCGGACTTGCTCATCGAGAAGCTCAGAGAAGTTGTCCAAGCAGAtcccaaggccaaggtcgAAATGGTTTTGATGTACAATCTGACCACATTCGACATTATGGGTGACTTGACATTCGGAGACCCACTGAATCTGCTGAAAGGTACCGGCAACGTGGGGTGGGTGACATCGATCTTCTCCAGTGTGAAGATCAATTCACTCCGACGTGCCGCAAGATACTATCCATGgtgttcttttttcttaaactctcttctccctcggTCCTTGAAAAAACGACAAGCGTCTCATTATCAGTCATGCAAGGACAGGGTAGACTGGCGGGTTGACCAGAGCCTGGATCGCCCCGACATTTGGGGCCTGGTCATGTCGCAGAAAGAGTCCCTGCGCTTGAGCCGTGAAGAAATGTACGCCAACTCACAACTGTTCATGGTAGCTGGCACGGAAACCACCGCAACGGCGTTGAGCGGCCTCACGTATCAGTTGTTGCTGAATCCGgacaagatgaagaaaatcACCAAGGAGATTAGAGACGCCTTTGAGCGAGACTCGGACATCGATATGCTGCGGTTAGCACAGTTGAAGTACCTGAACATGTGTATCGACGAGGGCCTTCGGATGTATCCCCCTGTCCCTACCGGGATGCCCCGTCTCACTCCGAAGGAGGGTATGGAGATCTGCGGCGAATATATGCCTGGCAATGTGAGCAGCGCTACTCAGCTTacctatttttttttcttttggcaATTATGGCCTTGGACTAATGTGTACATTCAGACAGCTGTCTCGGTACACCACTGGGCGACATATCGCAACCCACGAAACTTCACCCGGCCGGACGAATTTCTTCCGGAGCGATGGGGTAACGACCCGCAGTTTGCTGGCGACGACAAGGCTGCTTTCCAGCCCTTCTCTTTCGGCCCTCGCAATTGTCTGGGAAAGAAGTGAGTTTCCCCTAGCCATGGTGTCAATGCTCTAGTGAGCATGTCTAACATCTGAACTAGTCTCGCCTATCATGAGATGCGACTCATCCTAGCCAAGGTCCTATACCACTATGATCTAAACCTGGCATCTGAATCAGTCGGCTGGGACAAGCAGAATACGTGGACGCTGTGGCAAAAAAATCGATTGATGGTTCAACTGACCCCCCGGGCTTAGACGGAAGCCATCGATGCACATCTGAGTATCTAGTAAGGATGGGAGATTGTGTACAGGGTTAGCTTAAGACATGAGGTGTCCAGAGCATATGGGCTTGAGCTATGCTGGCGAAAGTTGATAGTGATGTTCTTTTTTGGAGGTCAatgatgatatgatgatTCTCCCAGTCGTCCTTCTCTACAAACAATCCAATCAACCTCATCCGTTCGGGTCAAAAGGCCCACGGTAAGTGCCGTCGATACAGCGCGCTCCCGGTCCTTGCCCTAATGGACAAATTTAGTATGTAGTTGTATGTAGTCAATGTCTTAACAAATTGTATCCGACAGCAGCGGAAATACCGGCGTGGAAACCAGAATAAGCGAGGGCACACTGCACTTTGCGGATGGCAACAAGCTTTCCCAAAGTGGAAAAGGCACTGGCGGTAAGCCGATCGCGCATGACGTCATGTGGCATTGTGGCAGCGCTTGGGAGGCGACGTGTCCAGCGCAAACAGATTCCGACCGCCAGGGATTCGCGATGCATCGTGGGGATTCCCCAGCTTGCTCAGGCtgggtggaagatgattccATGCTTCAT includes the following:
- a CDS encoding cytochrome P450 (COG:Q;~EggNog:ENOG410PJ01;~InterPro:IPR001128,IPR017972,IPR002401,IPR036396;~PFAM:PF00067;~go_function: GO:0005506 - iron ion binding [Evidence IEA];~go_function: GO:0016705 - oxidoreductase activity, acting on paired donors, with incorporation or reduction of molecular oxygen [Evidence IEA];~go_function: GO:0020037 - heme binding [Evidence IEA];~go_process: GO:0055114 - oxidation-reduction process [Evidence IEA]) — protein: MIHESIQGALQGHYLTVTAGILVLSLVGKCFYELYINPLHKIAGPKLAAITRLVHMYHSLMGDEHVWVRNLHLAFGDTVRISPDQVSYSCADGWRDIYGHASATKKSTEKDMRFFGTTLSRTPDVIRAKAADHSRFRRNFSHAFSDKALREQQPLIAHYADLLIEKLREVVQADPKAKVEMVLMYNLTTFDIMGDLTFGDPLNLLKGTGNVGWVTSIFSSVKINSLRRAARYYPWCSFFLNSLLPRSLKKRQASHYQSCKDRVDWRVDQSLDRPDIWGLVMSQKESLRLSREEMYANSQLFMVAGTETTATALSGLTYQLLLNPDKMKKITKEIRDAFERDSDIDMLRLAQLKYLNMCIDEGLRMYPPVPTGMPRLTPKEGMEICGEYMPGNTAVSVHHWATYRNPRNFTRPDEFLPERWGNDPQFAGDDKAAFQPFSFGPRNCLGKNLAYHEMRLILAKVLYHYDLNLASESVGWDKQNTWTLWQKNRLMVQLTPRA